CATCAGAATATCCAAACACAGAACGGCATGGTGAATCTTACTGTCGGCGGGCTCAACCCCAAGCAGGACGGTACCATAAGCCTTGCTCTCAAAGTAGATTCGAAGGTTAATAAAGACCAGCCGATTACGTTCACTGCGAACGCAAGCTTCCAGGACACTCAAGGTGTCCAACAGCCCGATGTGCTGGCCACTGTTAATACGCCGATCTCGGCCGAGAGCACGAAGCTTAACACCGCAAGCGCCGTAAGTGTCGGCAGCTTCCTCCCCTCATCCTTACTCGGTTGGCTTGCCTTCATTCTCTTGTTCCTAATAATTATCCTCATAATTACTCGCATCTTGAGCGATTATAAGGGAGGCAAAGGCCATCCGCCCGCGACAGTGTAATAAAGAGTTGAAAGTAAAAAGTTATAAAGTTGAAAGTTGCACAAAAGCCTCGTTAATTCGGGGCTTTTGTTTTTCGCATTTTGCGCTATGATTAGCCTTATGGCGAAGCATACGACCAAAAGTTTGGAAGAGACCCATAAACTTGCTGCTGATTTTGTTTCGCGTCTCCCCAACTCCCAACTCCTAACTCCCAACTCCTGTCTCATCTTCGCTCTGCATGGCGACCTCGGCTCTGGCAAAACGGCATTCGTGCAAGGTGTTGCAAAAGCGCTAGGCGTTAAGCATCATGTAACGAGTCCCACTTTTGTAATCCAAAAGCGTTATGAAATCCCAGATTTATCGAAAAATATTATTCATATAGACGCATACAGACTAGGCGAGGGAAGCGATATGAGCGCACTAAGATTTAATGAGACGCTCGCCGACCCGAATAATATCGTCTTCATTGAGTGGCCGAACATTGTAACAAGCGCCCTGCCCGAACATGCCATCCCGCTAAAATTCAAATTCATCGATGAGACTACGCGCGAGATAGAATTACCAAACTAATATGAAAAAAGAAACAAAGACATTACTACTCCTAGATTCGCACGCGATCTTGCATCGGGCATATCACGCACTTCCGGACTTCCGCAGCGAGAATGGGGAGCCGACCGGCGCGCTCTACGGCTTCGTCGCCTTCGTGCTTAAGGCCATCAAAGATCTAAAGCCGGACTATGTGGCCGCCTGCTTCGACTTGCCGGGGCCGACATTCAGGCACGAGGAATATAAAGAATACAAAGCAACACGAGCGAAGACAGAAGATGATTTGATATCACAGCTTAAAGTGGCAAGAGGCGTGGCCGAGGCGCTAGGTATACCGGTCTATGAACATCCCGGCTTCGAGGCGGACGATATGTTGGGCACGATCGTGAAGAAGGTCGCCGAGGAGAGACCTCTCTCTGGGGGACTCACCTCGGCGTGCAAGATTATTATTGCTTCGGGCGATATGGATACTTTGCAACTGGTGAAAGACGATGATGTGGTGGTCTATACTTTAAAAAAGGGATTGAACGATACAGTTATATATAATGAGAAGGCGGTAGAAGAAAGATTCGGCTTTAAGCCCAAGCTCTTACCGGATTATAAAGGCTTGCGCGGGGATGCTTCCGATAATATCATCGGCGTTAAGGGGATTGGCGAGAAGACGGCAGAAGAATTAATTCAGAAGTTTGGCACGATAGAAAATATAATGAAGAAGGCGAAGACGCATCACGACGAACTGCTCGAGGCGGGAATCAAAGAGCGGATTATCGGCCTGCTCAAGACCAACGAAGATGAGGCGTTATTCTCCAAGATGCTGGCGACAATCCGCGATGACGCGCCGATTGATTTTAAACTACCGGAGAAGACTTGGCGAGAGGGAGTTGATATTGAAAAGGTTGAGGCAATGTGCAAGCAGTATAGCTTCCGGACTTTGGCGGGGCGGATACGAGAGGCGGTTGCTGGAACAGGAGATAGGGTGAATTCCCCAACTCCCAACTCCCAACTCCCAACTCCTCCCAACTTTAAAAAGCTCCAGATAATGGCATGGCTCGTTGACTCCAGCGCGACCGATCCGGAAATTGAGAAAGTTCTGGAAGTTGCCGGTGTTAGTGACGTTGGTGAAGTCGAGGCCGTGCTCATGAAGAAAATTCATGAGGCCAAGCTCGAGAAAGTTTTAAACGATATTGAGTTGCCGCTTGTTCCAATCATTGACGCGGCGGAGAAGTGCGGCATCTTGGTGAGTAAAAAGAAACTCGCCGACTTGTCGGAAGAGT
Above is a window of Candidatus Paceibacterota bacterium DNA encoding:
- a CDS encoding DNA polymerase is translated as MKKETKTLLLLDSHAILHRAYHALPDFRSENGEPTGALYGFVAFVLKAIKDLKPDYVAACFDLPGPTFRHEEYKEYKATRAKTEDDLISQLKVARGVAEALGIPVYEHPGFEADDMLGTIVKKVAEERPLSGGLTSACKIIIASGDMDTLQLVKDDDVVVYTLKKGLNDTVIYNEKAVEERFGFKPKLLPDYKGLRGDASDNIIGVKGIGEKTAEELIQKFGTIENIMKKAKTHHDELLEAGIKERIIGLLKTNEDEALFSKMLATIRDDAPIDFKLPEKTWREGVDIEKVEAMCKQYSFRTLAGRIREAVAGTGDRVNSPTPNSQLPTPPNFKKLQIMAWLVDSSATDPEIEKVLEVAGVSDVGEVEAVLMKKIHEAKLEKVLNDIELPLVPIIDAAEKCGILVSKKKLADLSEEYHIHTARLEKQIHDLAGKEFNISSPKQMGEVLFDTLKLEVKGLKKTAGGARSTKESELDKLKDLHPIINKILEYREYKKLLSTYIDAIPKLLDKEGRLHTTLVQAGTTTGRMSSNNPNLQNIPIKTELGRAIREAFIAPKGTELLALDYSQIELRVAAALSGDEKLLKIFKEGGDVHASVASLVFGVPPDKVDHEMRRKAKVINFGIIYGMGVNALKTNLGTTREEAQQFHDAYFEQFKQLGEYLDNILAETKHTKYTTTLYGRRRYFKNINSRMPQLRAMEERMAGNAPLQGTAADIIKLAMIKAEHELKKAHLHDDAKLLLQVHDELIYEVKKEKVEEVAKVIKQAMETASDIKCPIIANVSKGPSWGEMKKLNI
- the tsaE gene encoding tRNA (adenosine(37)-N6)-threonylcarbamoyltransferase complex ATPase subunit type 1 TsaE, with translation MAKHTTKSLEETHKLAADFVSRLPNSQLLTPNSCLIFALHGDLGSGKTAFVQGVAKALGVKHHVTSPTFVIQKRYEIPDLSKNIIHIDAYRLGEGSDMSALRFNETLADPNNIVFIEWPNIVTSALPEHAIPLKFKFIDETTREIELPN